The Polynucleobacter necessarius genome has a window encoding:
- a CDS encoding KdsC family phosphatase, producing MPTAFNTHNTNPLSQYPQAWDRAGAVKLLVLDVDGVLTNGQVFIGENGKESLKAFDIQDGLGIKLLEKIGISTAIITGRSSKMVLARCDELGIQHVHMGVENKAAALENILQSLGLKPSDCAVMGDDWPDFQMMKSAGLKVCPAQGHDAVKEIAHFVTTRSGGSGAVREVCDLILKAQNRYDELLTQARA from the coding sequence ATGCCAACTGCCTTTAACACCCATAACACCAATCCTCTGAGCCAATATCCACAGGCCTGGGATCGGGCTGGGGCAGTCAAGCTACTTGTTCTTGATGTCGACGGCGTCCTAACAAATGGTCAAGTATTTATTGGTGAAAACGGTAAAGAATCTTTGAAGGCTTTTGATATTCAGGATGGACTGGGAATTAAGCTCTTAGAAAAAATTGGCATTTCCACCGCCATCATTACTGGGCGTAGTTCCAAAATGGTTTTAGCCCGCTGCGATGAGCTGGGTATTCAACATGTGCATATGGGTGTCGAAAATAAAGCTGCGGCCTTAGAAAACATTTTGCAATCGCTTGGACTTAAGCCATCTGATTGCGCCGTCATGGGTGATGACTGGCCTGATTTTCAAATGATGAAGTCTGCAGGTTTAAAAGTATGTCCTGCACAAGGGCATGATGCCGTGAAAGAAATTGCTCATTTTGTCACTACTCGATCTGGCGGTAGTGGTGCAGTTCGTGAAGTCTGCGACCTAATCTTAAAGGCACAAAACCGCTATGACGAATTACTCACCCAAGCGCGCGCTTAA
- a CDS encoding monovalent cation:proton antiporter family protein yields MPSVLQLTLILLASGVAGVVIFRHFGLPPILGYLAIGVLIGPHAFGLASDSATVKYLAEFGVVFLMFSIGLEFNLHKLRAMRSIVFGLGGSQVVLTMLLAVPASLLLNWAYPISWQAAIALGGALAMSSTAIVTKLISDRSELETEHGRNVIGILLFQDLAVVFLLILIPSLGSNPSDLFLALTTASIKITVALILIFFIGQTLISRWFSVVAKLRSQELFMLNLLLIVLGMSALTEHFGLSLALGAFLAGMLIAETPYRHQVEEDVKPFRDVLLGLFFITVGMLLDFEVIYQQWMLVLLLLIGPLIFKFGLIALLSRAFGSSPGVSIRTGLCLAQAGEFGFVLLNQIDGLNLIDPELSQAVLAAMLLSMFGAPFLIQYSDRIAMRFSSNEWLLQSLALTRVAAKSVRTENHVVICGFGRSGQSLARMLDQEKIPYLALDMDPDRVKEAAAAGDNVVYGDASRENYLVAAGLSRAKAVVITYADTLATLKVLHQVERLRPGMTVLVRTKDDADLAKLQAAGATEVVPELIEGSLMMASHVLLMMGVPMRKVVRRITSAQEARYSLLRGYFRGVADEVDSKESWRLHSVTLLPESASIGQTLEELHLENEGVSVQAVRRKVGGSDYVKLELTPDLRLQANDILVLSGNSEATDLAESKLL; encoded by the coding sequence ATGCCGTCAGTCCTTCAGTTAACTCTCATCTTGCTGGCCTCCGGAGTGGCCGGGGTAGTTATTTTCCGCCATTTTGGGCTACCCCCTATTTTGGGCTATCTTGCCATCGGCGTCCTGATTGGGCCGCATGCCTTTGGTTTGGCCAGTGATTCGGCCACAGTCAAGTATTTGGCTGAATTTGGCGTGGTTTTCTTGATGTTCTCGATTGGCCTGGAATTCAATCTCCATAAGCTTAGGGCTATGCGCTCCATCGTATTTGGCCTAGGTGGCAGCCAAGTCGTTTTGACGATGCTTTTGGCCGTTCCAGCCAGTCTTTTGCTCAATTGGGCATACCCCATTTCATGGCAGGCAGCTATCGCCCTGGGAGGTGCGTTAGCCATGTCTTCCACTGCCATTGTTACCAAACTCATTTCAGACCGTTCAGAGCTAGAAACTGAACATGGCAGAAACGTCATTGGTATTTTGTTATTCCAGGACTTAGCAGTAGTTTTTTTATTGATCTTGATACCTTCCCTGGGAAGTAACCCAAGCGATTTATTTCTTGCCCTTACTACGGCATCGATCAAGATTACGGTAGCGCTGATTCTCATTTTCTTTATTGGCCAGACTTTAATAAGTCGGTGGTTTAGTGTGGTTGCAAAGCTGCGCTCTCAAGAGCTATTCATGCTCAACTTGCTACTCATTGTTTTGGGTATGTCAGCGCTCACCGAGCATTTTGGTTTATCGCTTGCACTCGGAGCTTTCTTAGCTGGGATGCTGATTGCTGAGACGCCCTACCGTCATCAGGTGGAGGAGGACGTAAAGCCCTTTAGAGATGTGCTCTTGGGCCTGTTCTTTATTACCGTTGGCATGCTGCTCGATTTCGAGGTGATCTATCAGCAGTGGATGTTGGTCTTACTCTTATTGATCGGCCCTCTGATTTTCAAGTTCGGTTTGATTGCATTGCTGTCGCGTGCTTTCGGCTCAAGTCCTGGCGTTTCTATTCGAACCGGTTTATGTCTTGCGCAAGCAGGCGAGTTTGGATTTGTATTGCTAAATCAGATCGATGGTCTGAATTTAATTGACCCGGAGTTAAGTCAAGCGGTATTGGCGGCAATGTTGCTCTCGATGTTTGGAGCACCTTTCTTAATTCAATATAGCGATCGGATTGCGATGCGCTTCTCAAGTAATGAGTGGTTGTTGCAATCATTAGCGCTGACACGCGTTGCAGCAAAAAGTGTTCGTACAGAAAACCATGTTGTTATTTGTGGTTTTGGTCGCTCAGGACAAAGCTTGGCTCGCATGCTCGATCAAGAAAAAATTCCTTATCTTGCATTGGATATGGATCCTGATCGAGTGAAGGAAGCCGCTGCGGCTGGTGATAACGTGGTCTACGGGGATGCTAGTAGAGAAAATTATTTGGTAGCTGCTGGTTTGTCCAGAGCAAAGGCGGTAGTGATTACTTATGCAGATACGCTAGCAACATTAAAGGTATTGCATCAAGTTGAGCGCTTACGTCCGGGCATGACTGTATTGGTGCGTACAAAAGACGATGCGGATTTAGCAAAACTGCAAGCAGCTGGGGCTACTGAGGTAGTGCCTGAGTTAATTGAAGGCAGTCTCATGATGGCCTCACATGTCTTGTTGATGATGGGCGTGCCGATGCGCAAGGTAGTGCGGCGCATTACCAGCGCGCAGGAAGCCCGCTACAGTCTATTGCGCGGTTACTTCCGCGGTGTCGCTGATGAAGTAGATTCCAAGGAATCATGGCGCTTGCACTCAGTTACCTTGCTGCCTGAGTCAGCCAGTATTGGGCAGACTCTTGAAGAATTACATCTTGAAAATGAAGGTGTGAGCGTCCAAGCAGTTAGACGAAAAGTTGGCGGGTCTGACTATGTCAAATTGGAACTCACTCCAGACTTGCGCTTGCAGGCCAACGATATATTAGTGCTCTCAGGCAATTCAGAGGCGACTGATTTAGCCGAATCTAAATTGCTCTGA
- a CDS encoding KpsF/GutQ family sugar-phosphate isomerase, with amino-acid sequence MITKTRDRTLKLARDTLTIEAAALHTMRDRLEGANADALVLAVDLLHSCKGRIVVSGIGKSGHIARKIAATFASTGSPAFFVHPAEASHGDLGMVTRDDVFVALSNSGETDELLTIVPIVKRTGAKLIALTGAPNSSLAKLADAHLDTSVEKEACPLNLAPTTSTTAALAMGDALAVALLDARGFGAEDFQRSHPGGRLGRKQLMHVSEVMRNFDETPKISISASLQEALLEMTSKRMGMVVTLDNANKVAGIFTDGDLRRLLEKSTNLDGLTLEKAITSAPRTIPPELLAEEAIEMMEKHRINHLVVTDPQGVLLGALNLHDLFAAKVI; translated from the coding sequence ATGATAACTAAGACTCGTGACCGAACCCTAAAGCTTGCGCGCGACACCCTCACAATTGAGGCTGCTGCACTGCACACAATGCGTGATCGCCTTGAGGGCGCTAACGCCGACGCCCTTGTTTTGGCGGTAGATCTTCTTCACTCCTGTAAAGGCCGTATCGTTGTTTCTGGGATTGGCAAATCGGGGCATATTGCACGTAAGATTGCCGCCACCTTTGCGTCTACCGGCTCCCCAGCCTTTTTTGTTCATCCCGCCGAAGCCAGTCATGGCGACCTGGGAATGGTCACACGTGATGATGTCTTCGTTGCACTCTCCAATTCCGGCGAGACTGATGAGCTTCTCACCATCGTGCCAATTGTCAAACGTACTGGTGCAAAACTCATTGCGCTGACTGGCGCACCAAACTCTTCTTTAGCAAAATTGGCGGATGCCCATTTAGATACTAGTGTTGAGAAAGAGGCATGCCCTTTGAACTTGGCGCCAACCACCAGTACAACTGCTGCACTTGCCATGGGGGATGCCCTGGCTGTTGCCTTACTGGATGCGCGCGGCTTTGGGGCCGAAGATTTTCAGCGTTCCCACCCAGGCGGCCGCTTGGGTCGCAAGCAACTGATGCATGTCAGTGAAGTGATGCGCAACTTTGATGAGACTCCTAAGATTTCGATCTCTGCGTCCCTGCAAGAAGCTTTGCTCGAAATGACTTCTAAACGTATGGGTATGGTGGTTACTTTAGACAATGCAAATAAAGTTGCCGGTATCTTTACTGACGGTGACTTACGTCGCCTACTGGAGAAGAGCACCAATTTGGATGGCCTCACTTTAGAAAAAGCAATTACTTCGGCGCCGCGTACGATTCCTCCAGAGCTGCTCGCAGAAGAAGCTATTGAGATGATGGAAAAACATCGTATTAATCATTTAGTGGTCACTGATCCTCAGGGCGTATTACTGGGAGCGCTTAACCTCCATGATTTATTTGCAGCCAAAGTAATTTGA
- the lptC gene encoding LPS export ABC transporter periplasmic protein LptC produces the protein MELNAQKIKLGIMRTLLRMMPLILMGTLTLITFWLVKKNAPAEKSAIERVRLHEPDYTITNGALSALNESGNTKYRVLGKKVIHYDDDASIDIETPRIRLFPPEKSPITVKANMGHIDGDITILDLIDNAEIFRPPQAATATEPARPRMLARSSYFKVLINDDIIETDKPITLEQGVSIMRSTDGGVFNNIEQSMVLSGQVRGRIERVQSGAQP, from the coding sequence ATGGAATTGAATGCCCAAAAAATTAAGCTCGGCATCATGCGTACCCTATTACGCATGATGCCCTTGATCTTGATGGGTACACTCACGCTCATCACATTTTGGCTGGTAAAAAAAAATGCTCCGGCAGAAAAATCGGCCATAGAACGGGTACGCTTACATGAGCCTGATTACACCATTACTAATGGTGCCCTATCTGCCCTCAATGAATCCGGTAATACCAAATATCGAGTGCTAGGCAAGAAAGTGATTCACTACGACGACGATGCTTCGATTGATATTGAAACGCCCCGTATACGCTTGTTCCCTCCTGAAAAATCGCCGATTACTGTTAAGGCGAATATGGGTCACATAGATGGCGATATCACCATACTGGATCTCATTGATAACGCTGAAATATTTCGTCCACCACAAGCTGCCACCGCCACCGAGCCAGCAAGACCACGCATGCTCGCACGCTCCTCCTATTTCAAGGTGCTTATTAATGACGACATTATTGAGACCGATAAGCCTATTACGCTTGAGCAAGGCGTTTCCATCATGCGCTCAACTGATGGCGGCGTGTTCAATAACATCGAACAAAGTATGGTTTTATCTGGGCAAGTAAGAGGTCGTATCGAGCGCGTTCAATCTGGAGCCCAGCCATGA